From the genome of Prevotella herbatica, one region includes:
- a CDS encoding sensor histidine kinase yields the protein MNIKTKLTLVIGLLVMMTFALVVVSVINVQILTATDPESPAAGPGMERALFWITMLGAICIFTGIGIWISFPSSIARPIKELLNAIQDIASQHYERRLQLYGTKEFDDVSRNFNIMAERLAAYHASSISQLIAAKKYMETLVNSITEPIITLDNNKNIIFINDAALSILNISRNDAIGHSANQVSINNDLLRQLIRDLDKKESNIDNSTSLNKQTNEIPLKIYSDEKESYFQVKYITIVNKKGNNEKDERSHMIMLKNVTEFKERDSAKTTFISTISHELKTPIAAIMMSLKLLEDSRIGILNNEQAELTDDIKQNSERLLSITSELLNMTQVESGKLQLKPRITRPIELIDYAIKANRVQAEKFNISIEVEYPKDNNISKLFVDSEKIAWVVTNLLSNAIRYSQENARVIIGAQQQDNSHVQIYVSDFGKGIDPRYHQSIFDHYFRVPGTKVQGSGLGLSISKDFVEAHGGTLTVDSQIGSGSTFTVTLEV from the coding sequence ATGAATATTAAGACAAAACTCACACTCGTAATAGGATTACTTGTGATGATGACATTCGCTCTTGTCGTCGTATCTGTAATAAATGTACAAATACTCACCGCTACCGACCCAGAAAGTCCGGCAGCAGGTCCTGGTATGGAGCGTGCCCTTTTCTGGATAACCATGCTTGGCGCTATATGTATTTTCACTGGTATTGGAATATGGATATCATTCCCCTCTTCTATCGCTCGTCCTATAAAAGAACTATTGAATGCTATTCAGGATATTGCATCTCAGCATTATGAAAGAAGGCTGCAATTATATGGTACAAAAGAATTTGACGATGTTTCTCGCAATTTCAATATTATGGCAGAGAGACTTGCTGCATATCACGCAAGTTCCATTTCTCAGCTTATTGCTGCTAAAAAGTATATGGAAACACTCGTCAACAGCATCACTGAACCAATAATAACCCTAGACAATAATAAAAATATCATTTTCATTAATGACGCAGCACTTTCTATACTTAACATTTCACGGAATGATGCTATTGGACATTCAGCAAATCAAGTGTCTATAAACAATGACTTACTCAGACAATTAATAAGAGATCTGGATAAAAAAGAAAGTAATATTGACAATTCCACATCTCTGAATAAGCAGACAAACGAAATACCTCTCAAGATTTATTCTGATGAAAAAGAAAGTTATTTCCAAGTTAAGTATATCACAATCGTAAATAAAAAAGGCAATAACGAAAAAGATGAAAGAAGTCACATGATTATGCTTAAGAATGTGACCGAATTTAAGGAACGTGATTCTGCAAAAACTACTTTTATTTCTACTATATCACATGAACTAAAGACTCCTATTGCTGCCATTATGATGAGCCTGAAATTACTTGAGGACTCACGCATTGGAATACTAAACAACGAACAGGCTGAGTTAACTGATGACATCAAACAGAATAGTGAAAGATTACTTAGCATCACTAGCGAACTGCTAAACATGACTCAGGTTGAGTCTGGTAAATTGCAACTGAAACCACGCATAACACGACCTATTGAATTAATAGATTATGCTATAAAAGCAAATAGAGTTCAAGCAGAGAAATTCAATATCTCTATAGAAGTTGAATACCCCAAAGATAATAACATATCAAAATTGTTTGTTGACAGTGAGAAAATAGCATGGGTAGTAACGAATCTATTGTCAAACGCAATACGCTATTCTCAAGAAAATGCACGCGTAATAATAGGCGCACAACAACAAGATAACTCCCACGTACAAATATATGTAAGTGACTTTGGAAAAGGTATTGATCCGAGATATCACCAAAGTATATTTGATCATTATTTTCGCGTTCCGGGCACAAAGGTACAAGGAAGTGGACTTGGACTTTCTATCTCTAAAGATTTCGTAGAAGCACATGGAGGCACACTCACCGTTGATAGTCAAATTGGCAGCGGTAGTACATTCACTGTAACACTTGAGGTATAA
- a CDS encoding sensor protein KdpD, producing MNDTYYDNDKAAQHFLDIIRKQRRGKLKIYIGMIAGVGKTFRMLKDAHHMQQQGIDVQIAFVETHKRRETENLLNGLTVIPRRKLFYKGKQLEEMDLDNVIMQHPEVVIVDELAHTNLPGSKNTKRWQDVEQLLNVGINVITAVNIQHIESISEEAGKITGVEIRELVPDSILSEAEEIVNIDLTAEELRQRLCEGKIYGKAKVETALNHFFSTENILKLRSLALGEVALRVANKAQNDLSRTNVESHSILACISSNALTPRHIIRRAARIAAQHNSTFCTLYVRRPSESPDRVSLASQRHVLNHFQLTIELGGEVIQASSSDVIKEIEALCIQRNITTVCIGRPSFKMPSTIMKIRKYRKFLQFLAKKRIDLIILA from the coding sequence ATGAACGATACTTATTACGATAACGACAAGGCTGCACAGCACTTTCTTGATATTATAAGAAAGCAAAGACGCGGAAAGTTAAAAATCTACATCGGCATGATTGCCGGTGTAGGCAAAACTTTTCGCATGCTTAAAGATGCCCATCACATGCAACAACAAGGAATTGACGTGCAAATAGCGTTTGTTGAAACTCACAAAAGACGTGAAACAGAAAATTTACTCAACGGACTTACTGTTATACCACGCAGAAAGCTTTTCTATAAAGGGAAGCAACTTGAAGAAATGGATCTTGACAATGTTATCATGCAACATCCCGAGGTCGTTATTGTTGACGAATTGGCTCATACCAATCTACCTGGAAGTAAAAATACAAAACGCTGGCAGGATGTTGAACAGCTGCTAAATGTTGGTATAAATGTTATAACAGCCGTAAATATCCAGCACATTGAAAGCATTAGTGAGGAAGCTGGAAAAATTACAGGTGTCGAAATTCGAGAACTTGTTCCTGATAGCATTCTCAGTGAAGCAGAGGAAATAGTAAATATTGACCTTACTGCCGAAGAACTAAGACAACGGTTATGTGAAGGAAAAATATATGGCAAAGCTAAGGTAGAAACTGCACTAAATCACTTTTTCAGTACTGAGAATATACTAAAACTACGTTCACTTGCACTTGGAGAAGTTGCACTTAGAGTTGCTAACAAGGCACAAAATGATTTATCACGAACTAATGTAGAATCGCATTCTATACTAGCATGCATAAGCAGCAATGCTTTAACGCCACGCCACATCATACGTCGTGCAGCAAGAATTGCGGCCCAGCATAACTCAACATTTTGTACACTCTACGTACGCCGTCCTTCTGAAAGTCCCGACAGAGTGAGCTTAGCATCACAACGACATGTATTAAATCATTTTCAACTTACGATAGAACTTGGTGGAGAAGTAATACAAGCTTCATCCAGTGACGTAATAAAAGAAATAGAAGCATTGTGCATACAACGAAATATAACAACAGTCTGTATTGGACGACCATCTTTTAAAATGCCTTCTACTATAATGAAAATAAGGAAATATCGCAAATTTCTACAATTTCTTGCTAAAAAAAGAATAGATTTGATTATACTTGCATAG
- a CDS encoding potassium-transporting ATPase subunit C, protein MNGLIKSFRLTIAFCLLLGIGYVLVLWTFSRIASPNSGKAEVVYSKAENKDQSHKIVGAANIGQEFHSNKYFWGRPSSAGSGYDASSSAGSNAGPSNIEYLKKVEQRRELFIKAHPYIKHNDVPAEMVTASGSGLDPDISLQSAYLQIRRVAKARGMSEKSVKQIVDKCVQHPLLGIFGPEKLNVLKLNIMLDNK, encoded by the coding sequence ATAAATGGCTTGATAAAATCATTTAGGCTCACAATAGCCTTTTGCCTTTTGCTAGGCATAGGATATGTATTGGTACTTTGGACGTTTTCACGAATAGCCTCACCTAACAGTGGCAAAGCTGAAGTTGTATATTCTAAAGCAGAAAATAAAGATCAGTCACATAAAATTGTAGGTGCTGCAAATATTGGACAGGAGTTTCATAGCAACAAATATTTTTGGGGCAGACCTTCAAGTGCAGGAAGTGGCTATGATGCATCTTCTTCTGCAGGAAGTAATGCTGGACCATCAAACATTGAGTATCTGAAAAAGGTAGAACAGCGACGTGAGTTATTTATTAAAGCTCATCCATACATCAAACATAATGATGTTCCAGCTGAAATGGTTACCGCCAGTGGTTCTGGTCTTGACCCAGATATCTCATTGCAAAGTGCCTATTTGCAAATCAGACGAGTTGCAAAGGCACGTGGAATGTCTGAGAAATCTGTAAAACAAATTGTAGACAAATGTGTACAACACCCTTTGCTCGGTATATTTGGACCTGAGAAGTTAAATGTATTAAAGTTAAACATCATGTTAGATAATAAATAG
- the kdpB gene encoding potassium-transporting ATPase subunit KdpB encodes MKDKNKTSLFNKEMVKDSVWQAIKKLAPATMIKNPVMFLVEICTAIMAVVTVTSAITNDSVVLGNAGYNIAVFIILFMTLLFANFAEAIAEARGKAQADSLRKTREETPAKLIEGNAYRTISSSLLKLGDEFICEAGDIIPSDGEIVEGMASIDESAITGESAPVIRESGGDRSSVTGGTIVLSDHIRVKVTTRPGESFLDKMIGLVEGASRQKTPNEIALTILLSTFSLVFIIVCISLVPMSWYSGTTIGIAAIISLFVCLIPTTIGGLLSAIGIAGMDRALRANVITKSGRAVETAGDIDTLLLDKTGTITIGNRRATHFYPVEGFSDKEFGNLCVLSSASDDTPEGKSIVELGQKMGISIDQKQIIHAKMIPFTAETRCSGINLPDGNEIRKGAFDTMRQITENAGGTFPNSAQTVIETITKMGGTPLVVSINKKIAGVIELQDIIKPGIKDRFDRLRKMGVKTVMVTGDNALTAAFIAERAGVDDFIAEARPEDKMRYIRNEQQQGKLVAMMGDGTNDAPALAQADVGVAMNSGTQAAKEAGNMVDLDNDPTKLIEIVEIGKQLLMTRGTLTTFSIANDVAKYFAIVPALFMVAIPQLSTLNIMGLHSAESAILSAVIFNAIIIPLLIPLALRGVKYRPIGASALLRRNLLVYGLGGIVAPFIGIKIIDMIVGLCL; translated from the coding sequence ATGAAAGATAAGAATAAGACCTCCCTTTTCAATAAGGAGATGGTAAAAGATAGTGTTTGGCAAGCTATAAAGAAGCTTGCTCCAGCAACGATGATCAAGAATCCAGTAATGTTTCTTGTTGAAATATGCACTGCTATAATGGCTGTGGTAACAGTTACTTCAGCAATAACAAACGACTCTGTTGTTCTTGGAAATGCAGGATATAATATAGCTGTGTTTATAATACTATTCATGACACTACTGTTCGCCAACTTTGCAGAAGCCATAGCAGAAGCTAGAGGTAAAGCACAAGCTGACAGTCTGAGAAAGACTCGAGAGGAAACACCAGCAAAACTTATTGAAGGTAACGCATATAGAACAATAAGCAGTTCTCTGTTAAAACTTGGAGATGAGTTTATTTGCGAAGCCGGTGACATTATACCTTCTGATGGAGAAATTGTTGAAGGTATGGCTTCAATAGATGAAAGTGCAATAACTGGTGAGTCTGCTCCTGTAATAAGAGAGTCTGGAGGTGATCGCAGTTCTGTTACTGGTGGAACCATTGTACTCAGTGACCACATACGCGTAAAAGTAACGACACGTCCTGGAGAAAGTTTTCTGGATAAAATGATTGGACTAGTTGAAGGTGCATCAAGACAAAAAACACCTAACGAGATTGCCCTTACCATATTATTATCAACCTTCTCTCTTGTATTTATAATTGTGTGCATATCACTTGTTCCAATGTCTTGGTACTCTGGCACTACAATAGGTATTGCGGCTATAATATCATTATTTGTATGCCTCATACCAACTACAATCGGCGGTTTACTTTCAGCTATAGGCATTGCTGGAATGGATCGTGCACTGAGAGCAAATGTAATAACAAAATCTGGACGAGCAGTTGAAACGGCTGGTGATATTGATACACTGTTACTTGATAAGACCGGCACCATAACTATTGGCAACAGAAGAGCTACGCATTTCTACCCAGTAGAAGGATTCAGTGATAAAGAATTTGGAAATCTTTGCGTCCTCTCATCGGCAAGTGATGATACTCCTGAAGGAAAATCTATTGTTGAATTGGGCCAAAAAATGGGAATAAGCATTGATCAAAAACAAATCATCCATGCAAAGATGATCCCTTTTACTGCAGAAACACGCTGCTCTGGCATTAATCTACCTGATGGCAATGAAATCCGTAAAGGAGCTTTTGACACAATGAGACAAATAACAGAAAACGCAGGAGGCACTTTTCCAAATTCTGCTCAAACTGTCATTGAAACGATCACGAAAATGGGCGGTACTCCACTTGTGGTAAGCATAAATAAGAAGATTGCCGGAGTCATTGAATTACAAGACATCATTAAACCGGGAATAAAAGACAGATTTGATAGACTTCGCAAAATGGGTGTCAAAACAGTTATGGTTACTGGAGACAATGCTCTCACGGCTGCTTTCATAGCAGAACGTGCTGGCGTTGATGATTTTATTGCCGAAGCTAGACCTGAAGACAAGATGAGATATATTCGCAATGAGCAGCAACAAGGTAAACTGGTGGCAATGATGGGCGATGGAACTAATGATGCACCGGCATTGGCACAAGCTGACGTTGGCGTTGCAATGAACAGCGGAACACAGGCTGCTAAGGAGGCTGGTAATATGGTAGACTTGGACAACGATCCTACAAAACTTATAGAAATAGTGGAAATAGGTAAACAGTTATTAATGACACGCGGAACTCTCACAACATTCTCTATCGCTAATGACGTTGCAAAATACTTTGCTATCGTGCCAGCACTATTCATGGTTGCAATACCACAATTGTCAACTCTCAATATAATGGGATTACACAGTGCCGAAAGTGCTATTTTATCTGCTGTGATATTTAATGCAATCATTATCCCGTTACTTATTCCTTTAGCATTGCGAGGTGTTAAATATAGACCTATCGGAGCCTCTGCATTACTACGAAGAAATCTATTAGTATATGGATTAGGTGGAATTGTAGCGCCTTTTATAGGTATTAAGATTATTGATATGATTGTAGGACTTTGTTTATAG
- the kdpA gene encoding potassium-transporting ATPase subunit KdpA — protein MGTEIWGAILQIVIMISLAYPLGKYIARVYKGEKTYLDFLKPVERLIYKVGGINPDKEMNWKTFLRAMLTINLFWFVWALILLVVQGYLPLNPDGNGGQTIHQAFNTAISFLVNCNLQHYSGESGLTYFTQLAVVMLFQFVTAATGMACMAGIMKALAAKTTNTIGNFWNFLVKSVTRILLPLSLIIGFILILQGVPMTFDGKMEVNTLEGKVQNVSQGPTAAIVAIKQVGTNGGGFFGANSAHPLENPTYLTNTVECIAIMLIPMAMVFAFGFYVKKRKLGFSIFGVMLFAYLVGVFINVHQEMQGNPRLTSMGISQHTGAMEGKEVRFGSVATALWSVSTTTTSNGSVNGMHDSMMPLSGMVEMLNMQINSWFGGVGVGWMNYFTFIIIAVFISGLMVGRTPEFLCKKVEAREMKIASLMALLHPFLILAGTGLAAWLAVKAPEFVSREGGWISNHGYHGLSEMLYEFTSSSANNGSGFEGLKDNTWFWNIICGLVMILGRYIPIIGQVAIAGLLAKKKHIPESAGTLRTDTLTFGIMTFVIIFIIAALAFFPAHALSTIAEYLSI, from the coding sequence ATGGGAACAGAAATTTGGGGTGCGATATTGCAAATAGTAATAATGATAAGTTTAGCTTATCCATTAGGTAAATATATTGCGCGTGTATATAAAGGCGAAAAGACTTACCTCGACTTTTTAAAACCTGTAGAAAGGTTGATTTATAAAGTCGGCGGTATAAATCCAGACAAAGAAATGAACTGGAAGACATTTCTTAGGGCAATGCTTACAATCAACCTATTCTGGTTTGTCTGGGCTTTAATACTACTTGTCGTCCAAGGATATCTACCATTAAATCCAGATGGGAATGGTGGCCAAACAATACATCAGGCCTTCAATACAGCTATAAGTTTTCTTGTAAACTGTAATTTGCAACATTATAGCGGTGAAAGTGGACTCACCTATTTCACTCAATTAGCAGTTGTAATGCTATTCCAATTTGTCACAGCAGCAACAGGTATGGCATGTATGGCAGGAATAATGAAGGCCTTAGCTGCAAAGACAACTAATACGATAGGCAATTTTTGGAATTTCCTTGTTAAAAGCGTAACACGCATCTTACTACCATTGTCATTAATAATAGGATTTATCCTTATACTACAAGGAGTTCCTATGACTTTTGACGGAAAAATGGAAGTAAATACTCTTGAAGGTAAAGTTCAGAATGTGTCACAAGGACCAACAGCTGCTATTGTGGCAATAAAACAAGTTGGAACAAACGGAGGTGGGTTCTTTGGAGCAAACTCAGCACATCCTTTAGAGAATCCTACATATCTTACTAATACAGTAGAATGTATCGCTATAATGCTTATCCCTATGGCAATGGTCTTTGCCTTCGGCTTTTATGTAAAGAAGCGCAAATTAGGATTTAGCATCTTTGGTGTCATGCTATTTGCTTACCTTGTTGGTGTATTCATAAATGTTCATCAGGAAATGCAAGGTAATCCAAGACTGACCTCTATGGGAATAAGTCAGCATACTGGAGCTATGGAAGGCAAAGAAGTGAGATTTGGGTCTGTAGCAACTGCATTATGGAGTGTTTCTACAACCACAACATCAAACGGTTCCGTTAATGGAATGCACGACAGCATGATGCCTCTATCAGGTATGGTAGAAATGCTTAACATGCAGATAAATTCATGGTTCGGCGGTGTTGGTGTAGGTTGGATGAACTATTTCACATTCATAATCATAGCAGTATTCATAAGTGGCCTGATGGTCGGGCGTACTCCAGAATTCTTGTGCAAAAAAGTTGAGGCTAGAGAGATGAAAATAGCTTCTCTAATGGCACTACTCCATCCATTCTTGATTTTAGCAGGAACTGGTTTGGCAGCATGGCTCGCTGTAAAAGCACCAGAATTTGTATCTAGAGAAGGAGGATGGATAAGCAACCATGGCTATCATGGACTGAGCGAAATGCTATACGAGTTTACATCATCTTCCGCTAACAATGGTTCTGGATTCGAAGGACTGAAAGATAACACATGGTTTTGGAATATTATATGTGGCTTAGTTATGATTTTAGGAAGATACATTCCTATAATAGGACAAGTAGCAATAGCAGGCTTGCTTGCAAAAAAGAAACACATTCCAGAAAGTGCCGGAACTCTTCGTACAGACACATTGACTTTTGGAATAATGACTTTCGTTATTATATTCATTATTGCCGCTTTAGCTTTCTTTCCTGCTCACGCATTAAGTACGATAGCTGAATATTTAAGTATATAA
- a CDS encoding sigma-54-dependent transcriptional regulator — MNTLLIIDDEPIIRKLLSRMMELEGYEVWQAVDCTQGMRQIKLHKPQVVLCDVFLPDGNGVDMVKKIKLETPLIEVILLTAHGNIEDGVQAIKNGAFDYITKGDDNNKIIPIISRAMDQVNSQQNSNNDLPKIDKKPLQVNSFNTIIGNSETLHRVEELARKVADTDIPVLLTGETGTGKEVFAQAIHSASLRSKFPVVAINCSAFSRDLLESELFGYRAGSFTGAMKDKKGLVEVANHGTLFLDEIGEMAYPLQAKLLRVLESGEYIKIGDTSPSQVDVRIISATNRDLKNEIIAGNFREDLFYRLSVFQIHLPALRERREDIPLLAKSFLARYSEKLGKHIDGMSSEFLNAITNAEWHGNVRELKNVIERSAIVCDSSLTLQDLPFDLQVPYSSYNSSSLSTGVQNSDDAKSFDFELAEIERRHIVRVLQHTNGNKTEAARLLKIGLTTLYRKIDEYKLNK; from the coding sequence ATGAATACATTACTGATAATAGATGATGAACCAATTATTCGCAAACTTCTTTCGCGAATGATGGAATTAGAAGGTTATGAAGTGTGGCAGGCTGTTGACTGTACTCAAGGAATGAGACAGATTAAGTTGCATAAGCCACAAGTCGTGCTTTGTGATGTATTTTTGCCCGATGGCAATGGTGTTGATATGGTTAAAAAAATTAAGCTGGAGACTCCTCTCATCGAGGTAATTCTGCTTACTGCTCATGGAAATATTGAAGATGGTGTTCAGGCAATTAAGAATGGTGCATTTGACTACATAACCAAAGGTGACGATAACAATAAAATTATCCCTATTATCAGTAGGGCTATGGATCAAGTAAATAGTCAGCAAAATTCAAATAATGATTTGCCTAAGATTGATAAAAAACCATTGCAGGTTAATTCTTTTAATACTATAATAGGTAATTCAGAAACATTACATCGTGTGGAGGAATTAGCGCGTAAGGTTGCTGATACAGATATTCCCGTATTACTTACCGGTGAAACAGGAACAGGTAAAGAAGTATTTGCACAGGCTATCCATAGTGCTAGTTTGCGTAGTAAGTTTCCTGTAGTTGCTATTAACTGTTCGGCTTTTAGTCGTGATTTATTGGAAAGTGAACTATTTGGTTATCGTGCCGGTTCGTTTACTGGAGCGATGAAAGACAAGAAAGGATTAGTTGAAGTCGCAAATCATGGTACGCTATTTCTGGATGAAATAGGAGAGATGGCATATCCACTTCAAGCCAAACTATTGCGCGTGTTGGAATCAGGTGAGTATATAAAAATAGGGGATACTTCTCCTTCACAAGTTGATGTGAGAATTATTTCAGCAACAAATCGTGATTTAAAAAATGAGATAATAGCTGGTAATTTTAGGGAGGATTTATTTTATCGTCTTTCAGTTTTCCAAATACATTTACCTGCATTGCGTGAGCGTCGTGAAGATATACCTTTGTTGGCAAAGTCATTTTTAGCACGATATTCTGAAAAACTGGGTAAACATATAGACGGAATGTCATCAGAATTTTTGAATGCTATCACTAATGCTGAATGGCATGGAAATGTTCGTGAGTTGAAAAATGTTATTGAACGTAGTGCTATTGTTTGTGATTCAAGCCTTACTCTGCAAGATTTACCATTTGATTTACAAGTTCCGTATTCATCTTATAATTCGTCTTCTTTAAGTACAGGTGTGCAAAATTCAGATGATGCTAAGTCGTTTGATTTTGAGTTGGCAGAAATTGAACGTAGGCATATTGTAAGAGTTCTTCAACATACCAACGGAAACAAAACAGAAGCTGCAAGACTATTGAAAATAGGTCTTACCACTCTTTATAGAAAAATAGACGAATATAAGCTTAATAAATAA
- a CDS encoding DMT family protein, whose product MSTIYTILLLVCSNVFMTLAWYGHLKLQQTGVSSSWPLIGVIGFSWAIAFFEYCCQVPANRIGFIDNGGPFTLVQLKVIQEVISLIIFAIIANVMFQGQGLHWNHLAAFICLIAAVYFVFMK is encoded by the coding sequence ATGAGCACAATATATACCATTTTACTATTAGTATGCAGTAATGTCTTCATGACATTGGCTTGGTATGGACATTTAAAATTACAACAAACAGGGGTCAGCAGCAGTTGGCCCCTAATTGGCGTTATAGGATTCAGTTGGGCTATAGCTTTCTTTGAGTACTGTTGTCAGGTACCAGCGAACAGAATCGGATTTATAGATAATGGCGGTCCCTTTACTCTAGTTCAGCTAAAAGTTATTCAAGAGGTTATATCCCTTATTATATTCGCAATTATAGCTAATGTAATGTTTCAAGGTCAAGGTCTTCATTGGAATCATTTAGCTGCATTTATCTGTTTGATAGCTGCAGTGTATTTTGTATTCATGAAGTAA